In Actinomyces weissii, a genomic segment contains:
- a CDS encoding phage holin family protein produces the protein MELIVRTLGNAAGLWLATIVVKGLEVPGAPTTGAQVANLLVVGLVLALVNSLVKPLIKTLAFPLYLLTFGLFALVVNGLMLKLTGWLTDQLVGVGAEAGVPLGLHVETMWAAVLGSLIVAIVSALVVGAIGRGRDQD, from the coding sequence ATGGAGCTGATCGTCCGAACCCTGGGTAACGCGGCCGGCCTGTGGCTGGCCACCATCGTGGTCAAGGGGCTGGAGGTGCCTGGCGCCCCCACTACCGGAGCCCAGGTGGCCAACCTGCTCGTGGTCGGCCTGGTGCTGGCGCTGGTCAACTCCCTGGTCAAGCCCCTCATCAAGACCCTGGCCTTCCCCCTCTACCTCCTTACCTTTGGGCTGTTCGCCCTGGTGGTGAACGGCCTGATGCTCAAGCTGACCGGCTGGCTCACCGACCAGCTGGTCGGCGTCGGCGCGGAGGCGGGTGTGCCCCTGGGCCTGCACGTAGAGACCATGTGGGCGGCCGTCCTGGGGTCTCTTATCGTCGCGATCGTCTCCGCGCTGGTGGTCGGGGCCATAGGTCGCGGTCGCGACCAGGACTGA
- a CDS encoding class I SAM-dependent methyltransferase yields MCRNRPTDWESRYAAVDRLWSGQPNAWLVSAATGWQPGTSLDVGCGEGEDVLWLAAQGWQATGVDLSRTAVDRLLNQASSRGLAGRVQGQARDVVAQGLPEGSWDLVTSFFVHGSKHGGGLDLVRLLTQMAVRVAPGGRLMTTVHAVNPPWRPAHLRTYRAQELLDALAEAWTADGGAGGNEGLVHEVARRGDVVSPALEGWQVEQCTEHWQQATGPDGTSARQADAVLVLRRAQG; encoded by the coding sequence ATGTGCCGTAACCGCCCCACTGACTGGGAGTCCCGCTACGCCGCCGTCGACCGCCTGTGGTCAGGCCAGCCCAACGCCTGGCTGGTCTCTGCCGCCACCGGCTGGCAGCCGGGCACCAGCCTGGACGTCGGCTGCGGGGAGGGTGAGGACGTGCTGTGGCTCGCCGCCCAGGGCTGGCAGGCCACCGGCGTGGACCTGTCCCGCACCGCCGTGGACCGCCTGCTCAACCAGGCCAGCAGCCGGGGCCTGGCCGGACGCGTGCAGGGGCAGGCTCGCGACGTCGTCGCCCAGGGCCTGCCGGAAGGAAGCTGGGACCTGGTCACCAGCTTCTTCGTGCACGGCAGCAAGCACGGGGGTGGGCTGGACCTGGTGCGGCTGCTCACCCAGATGGCGGTCCGGGTGGCCCCGGGAGGCAGGCTCATGACCACGGTGCACGCCGTAAACCCGCCCTGGCGGCCCGCCCACCTGCGCACCTACCGGGCCCAGGAGCTGCTGGACGCCCTGGCTGAGGCCTGGACCGCTGACGGCGGGGCGGGCGGGAACGAGGGCCTGGTCCACGAGGTCGCCCGCCGGGGGGACGTCGTCTCCCCCGCCCTGGAGGGCTGGCAGGTGGAGCAGTGCACCGAGCACTGGCAGCAGGCCACCGGCCCCGACGGCACCAGCGCCCGCCAGGCCGACGCCGTGCTGGTGCTGCGGCGCGCCCAGGGCTGA
- the pgm gene encoding phosphoglucomutase (alpha-D-glucose-1,6-bisphosphate-dependent), translating into MHERAGKPALPQDLIDVDEVINAYYDLVPDPAVPAQKVVFGTSGHRGSSLDTAFNEAHIVATTAAIIEYRRSQGTDGVLYIGRDTHALSEPAWRTAIEVLSGAGVMTAVDARGAYTPTPAVSHAILSANGAGSAEGVRTTGPGRADGIVVTPSHNPPRDGGFKYNPPTGGPAGSEATSWIAARANELLASGWREVPRVPIADALDGPYVLKHDYLEAYVADLGSVIDMDAIREAGVRIGADPLGGASVDYWGAIGERYGLDLTVVNPEVDPTWRFMTLDWDGKIRMDCSSPNAMASLRATMTPDAEGRTPYDVATGNDADSDRHGIVTPDGLMNPNHYLAVAIEYLFTHRPGWAPDCGVGKTLVSSSLIDRVVASLGRRLVEVPVGFKHFVPGLLDGSIGFGGEESAGASFLRKDGTVWSTDKDGIILSLLASEITAVTGKSPSQLHREQVERFGASAYARIDAAATKEEKARLGALAPEDVTATELAGEPITARLVRAPGNDEPIGGLKVTTENAWFAARPSGTEDVYKIYAESFRGEEHLAQVQEEAKQVVSAALGG; encoded by the coding sequence ATGCACGAACGCGCTGGAAAACCCGCACTGCCCCAGGACCTGATCGACGTCGACGAGGTCATCAACGCCTACTACGACCTGGTCCCCGACCCCGCCGTCCCCGCCCAGAAGGTCGTGTTCGGCACCTCCGGGCACCGCGGCTCCTCCCTGGACACCGCCTTCAACGAGGCCCATATCGTGGCCACCACCGCCGCCATCATCGAGTACCGGCGCTCCCAGGGCACCGACGGCGTGCTGTACATCGGCCGCGACACCCACGCCCTGTCCGAGCCCGCCTGGCGCACCGCCATTGAGGTGCTCTCCGGGGCGGGCGTCATGACCGCCGTCGACGCGCGCGGTGCCTACACCCCCACCCCTGCCGTCTCCCACGCCATCCTCAGCGCCAACGGCGCCGGCAGCGCCGAGGGCGTGCGTACCACCGGGCCGGGAAGGGCCGACGGCATCGTCGTCACCCCCTCCCACAACCCGCCCCGCGACGGCGGCTTCAAGTACAACCCGCCCACCGGCGGCCCTGCCGGATCCGAGGCCACCAGCTGGATCGCGGCCCGGGCCAACGAGCTGCTCGCCTCCGGCTGGCGGGAGGTCCCCCGGGTCCCGATCGCCGACGCCCTGGACGGCCCCTACGTGCTCAAGCACGACTACCTGGAGGCCTACGTGGCCGACCTGGGCAGCGTGATAGACATGGACGCGATCCGTGAGGCCGGGGTGCGCATCGGCGCGGACCCGCTGGGCGGCGCGAGCGTGGACTACTGGGGGGCCATCGGGGAGCGCTACGGCCTGGACCTGACCGTGGTCAACCCGGAGGTGGACCCCACCTGGCGCTTCATGACCCTGGACTGGGACGGCAAGATCCGCATGGACTGCTCCTCCCCCAACGCCATGGCCTCCCTGCGCGCCACCATGACCCCCGACGCCGAGGGCCGCACCCCCTACGACGTCGCCACCGGCAACGACGCCGACTCCGACCGACACGGCATCGTCACCCCCGACGGGCTGATGAACCCCAACCACTACCTGGCCGTGGCGATCGAGTACCTGTTCACCCACCGTCCCGGCTGGGCACCGGACTGCGGCGTGGGCAAGACCCTGGTGTCCTCCTCCCTGATCGACCGGGTGGTGGCCTCCCTGGGGCGGCGCCTGGTGGAGGTGCCTGTGGGCTTCAAGCACTTCGTGCCCGGGCTGCTGGACGGCTCCATCGGCTTTGGGGGCGAGGAGAGCGCCGGGGCGTCCTTCCTGCGCAAGGACGGCACCGTGTGGTCCACGGACAAGGACGGCATCATCCTGTCCCTGCTGGCCAGCGAGATCACCGCCGTCACCGGCAAGAGCCCCTCCCAGCTGCACCGCGAGCAGGTGGAGCGCTTCGGGGCCTCCGCCTACGCCCGCATCGACGCCGCCGCCACCAAGGAGGAGAAGGCGCGCCTGGGGGCGCTCGCGCCCGAGGACGTGACCGCCACCGAGCTGGCCGGGGAGCCGATCACCGCCCGCCTGGTGCGCGCCCCCGGCAACGACGAGCCCATCGGCGGCCTGAAGGTCACCACCGAGAACGCCTGGTTCGCGGCGCGCCCCTCCGGTACGGAGGACGTGTACAAGATCTACGCCGAGTCCTTCAGGGGCGAGGAGCACCTGGCCCAGGTGCAGGAGGAGGCCAAGCAGGTGGTCTCCGCCGCCCTGGGCGGCTGA
- a CDS encoding LamG domain-containing protein, which translates to MAVTRRHLLMAAAALTGTPLISEALTPQALAAAGTRLDLEGWTRVDSLSDDFTTGLDESRWRKGLWYPGSSNHTFQPGNVEVSDGVLRLWARSERVAGKPFTFGAVESRFDTPGVCSYVEVRARCLDSAANVLSAVWLQSSTLTGEDRLRSEPNPEIDVQENISDRAVNWAHHLWPWNGHRHEHDKVQQWEGGNGGRHDVDHDLTKDYHLYGVERREGHVRLYYDRVLYADIDTARLPGRFSSLARMSRHVVLSLEDHSRQPHRASHLPASFDIEYVHTYTYAPASVELSGEVQVTAPDGRRLAARGGTLAFVPGDQAEGTTWRLTRQDDLTYVLAAADGSVLSQKDYLGFHDRDLEVVLRAGASTGPDDAGSLSRWHLLKDGDAVRIVSRLSGLPLVASEDGVLVHGQRSTAWTLVPVAVPSPDPQPEPEPGPGGPGGEEQLPAYVAASRGRPGVTVLKGVWREGGQVTYAVRTGSRVVFYDRNTVDAPVYASISIGRSTDQVLVGDWFGTGRDTLALKRGKRVLLQQTLTSTRTVVGTLADLEKARAQ; encoded by the coding sequence ATGGCAGTCACCCGTAGGCACCTGCTGATGGCCGCAGCGGCCCTCACCGGCACACCGCTTATCAGCGAGGCCCTGACCCCCCAGGCCCTGGCGGCAGCGGGCACACGTCTGGACCTGGAGGGCTGGACCCGCGTGGACTCCCTCAGCGACGACTTCACCACCGGCCTGGACGAGAGCCGCTGGCGCAAGGGCCTGTGGTACCCGGGCTCAAGCAACCACACCTTCCAGCCCGGCAACGTGGAGGTCAGCGACGGCGTGCTCCGCCTGTGGGCCCGCTCGGAGCGCGTGGCAGGCAAGCCCTTCACCTTCGGGGCGGTCGAGTCCCGCTTCGACACCCCCGGCGTGTGCAGCTACGTGGAGGTCAGGGCCCGCTGCCTGGACTCGGCGGCCAACGTCCTCTCCGCGGTGTGGCTCCAGTCCTCCACCCTCACCGGGGAGGACCGCCTGAGGAGCGAGCCCAACCCGGAGATCGACGTCCAGGAGAACATCTCCGACCGCGCCGTCAACTGGGCCCACCACCTGTGGCCCTGGAACGGACACCGCCACGAGCACGACAAGGTCCAGCAGTGGGAGGGCGGCAACGGCGGCCGGCACGACGTGGACCACGACCTGACCAAGGACTACCACCTCTACGGCGTCGAGCGCCGGGAGGGCCACGTGCGCCTCTACTACGACCGGGTCCTGTACGCGGACATCGACACCGCACGCCTGCCGGGACGCTTCAGCTCCCTGGCCCGCATGTCCCGCCACGTGGTGCTCAGCCTGGAGGACCACAGCCGCCAGCCCCACCGGGCCAGCCACCTGCCCGCCTCCTTCGACATCGAGTACGTGCACACCTACACCTACGCCCCTGCCAGCGTCGAGCTCAGCGGCGAGGTGCAGGTGACCGCCCCCGACGGACGCCGTCTGGCCGCCCGGGGAGGGACCCTTGCGTTCGTGCCCGGCGACCAGGCGGAGGGCACCACCTGGCGGCTGACGCGCCAGGACGACCTCACCTACGTCCTGGCCGCCGCCGACGGCAGCGTCCTGAGCCAGAAGGACTACCTGGGCTTCCACGACCGGGACCTGGAGGTTGTCCTGCGCGCCGGAGCCTCCACCGGCCCCGACGACGCCGGCAGCCTGTCCCGCTGGCACCTGCTCAAGGACGGCGACGCGGTCAGGATCGTCTCCCGCCTCTCCGGCCTGCCCCTGGTGGCCAGTGAGGACGGCGTCCTGGTCCACGGCCAGCGCTCCACCGCCTGGACCCTGGTGCCCGTGGCCGTGCCCTCCCCCGACCCGCAGCCTGAGCCTGAGCCCGGCCCCGGCGGCCCCGGCGGTGAGGAGCAGCTGCCCGCCTACGTGGCCGCCAGCCGGGGCAGGCCGGGGGTCACCGTCCTCAAGGGCGTCTGGCGCGAAGGCGGCCAGGTCACCTACGCGGTGCGGACCGGTAGCCGGGTGGTCTTCTACGACCGGAACACGGTGGACGCCCCCGTCTACGCCTCCATCAGCATCGGCCGCAGCACTGACCAGGTGCTGGTAGGGGACTGGTTCGGTACCGGCCGGGACACCCTGGCCCTCAAGCGTGGCAAGCGGGTCCTCCTGCAGCAGACCCTGACCTCCACCAGGACGGTCGTGGGCACCCTCGCGGACCTGGAGAAGGCCCGCGCCCAGTAG
- the hisC gene encoding histidinol-phosphate transaminase: MNAPSDASCNQPGPSPAVVPLRQAVSNLPAYVPGGRPAGDGVAKLSSNEMPFPVQEQVLAALTQAAAGASRYPEMTASTLAEAIAQRHGLTPGQVVVGNGSVALIQHLLHTLCQEGDQVVLPWRSFEAYPICVAVAGAQAVKVPLTARHRHDVPAMLAAVTPSTRVVMACSPNNPTGPAVSGGELRALLEGVPREVVVMLDEAYLDFVTDPAVEDGLDHLEAHPNLVVCRTFSKAHALAGMRVGYLLCEPGLAAAVRSVSTPFGVSLPAQAAALAALAPESLAETARRVRAVVAERARVVAGAREAGWPVPDAQGNFFWLPVGERAVELAAGFQEAGLLVRPFAGEGVRVSIGTPAENERVLTLLRRLPHPTSRPVSRETGTYGSRDRYACG; the protein is encoded by the coding sequence ATGAACGCCCCCTCCGACGCCTCGTGCAACCAGCCCGGGCCAAGCCCCGCCGTCGTCCCCCTGCGGCAGGCCGTCAGCAACCTGCCCGCCTACGTGCCCGGTGGCAGACCGGCAGGCGACGGCGTCGCCAAGCTCTCCTCTAACGAGATGCCCTTCCCCGTGCAGGAACAGGTCCTGGCCGCCCTGACCCAGGCGGCCGCGGGCGCCAGCCGCTACCCCGAGATGACCGCCAGCACCCTGGCTGAGGCGATCGCGCAACGGCACGGCCTCACCCCCGGGCAGGTGGTGGTCGGCAACGGCTCCGTGGCTCTTATCCAGCACCTGCTGCACACCCTCTGCCAGGAGGGAGACCAGGTGGTGCTGCCCTGGCGCTCCTTCGAGGCCTACCCCATCTGTGTGGCGGTCGCCGGGGCGCAGGCCGTGAAGGTGCCCCTGACCGCCAGGCACCGTCACGACGTACCGGCCATGCTGGCAGCCGTAACCCCAAGCACTCGTGTGGTCATGGCCTGCTCCCCCAACAACCCCACCGGTCCGGCCGTTAGTGGCGGCGAGCTGCGCGCGCTTCTGGAGGGCGTGCCCAGGGAGGTGGTCGTCATGCTGGACGAGGCCTACCTGGACTTCGTGACCGACCCGGCGGTGGAGGACGGCCTGGACCACCTGGAGGCGCACCCCAACCTGGTGGTCTGCCGCACCTTCTCCAAGGCCCACGCCCTGGCCGGGATGCGCGTGGGCTACCTGCTGTGCGAGCCGGGGCTGGCGGCGGCGGTCCGGTCGGTGTCCACCCCCTTCGGGGTGTCACTGCCCGCCCAGGCGGCGGCGCTGGCGGCACTGGCCCCCGAGAGCCTGGCGGAGACGGCGCGGCGGGTGCGCGCGGTGGTCGCGGAGCGGGCGCGTGTGGTGGCTGGTGCCCGGGAGGCGGGCTGGCCGGTGCCGGACGCGCAAGGCAACTTCTTCTGGCTGCCGGTGGGGGAGCGGGCCGTTGAGCTGGCGGCCGGCTTCCAGGAGGCGGGGCTGCTGGTGCGCCCCTTCGCGGGCGAGGGGGTTCGTGTAAGTATCGGCACGCCTGCGGAGAACGAGCGCGTGCTCACTCTCCTGCGTCGCCTCCCCCACCCCACCTCTCGCCCCGTCTCTCGCGAGACCGGGACATATGGCTCACGAGACCGGTACGCCTGTGGATAA
- the purB gene encoding adenylosuccinate lyase: MVDLSALSPAVALGPLDGRYRAVTAPLANHLSEAALNRARLLVEVEWLIHLTDGGVLPGAPRLSPAEQHYLRGLVEGFGPAEIAELAQIEAETRHDVKAVEYLLKRRLDAAPGAGVTGLEGAPTVLPAVHEIVHIFCTSEDVNNLAYALTVRDAVQQVWLPAASGLVADLTALAREHAEVPMLARTHGQAATPVTLGKELAVLAWRLRRQLRRVESAEYLGKVNGATGTYGAHVVSVPTADWQAVSRAFVEGLGLVWNPLTTQIESHDWQAELYADVARFNRVAHNLATDVWTYISLGYFHQRLSAQGSTGSSTMPHKVNPIRFENGEANLEVSCALLDTLAATLVTSRMQRDLTDSSTQRNIGVALGHSLVALDSIRQGLAGLEVNRARLLEDLDGAWEVLAEPVQQAMRAASVAGAPGMADPYERLKELTRGKKVTAQTMRELIRGLGMPPEVEARLLALSPATYTGLAAQLVGHLDHRLPRPRPEAPASGPAPVTAAPGSRPART, encoded by the coding sequence ATGGTCGACCTCTCCGCCCTCAGCCCCGCCGTCGCCCTCGGCCCGCTGGACGGCCGCTACCGCGCCGTCACCGCCCCGCTGGCCAACCACCTGTCGGAGGCGGCCCTGAACCGGGCCCGCCTGCTGGTGGAGGTCGAGTGGCTGATCCACCTCACTGACGGCGGCGTGCTGCCTGGAGCGCCCCGCCTGTCCCCGGCGGAGCAGCACTACCTGCGGGGCCTGGTGGAGGGCTTCGGCCCTGCGGAGATCGCCGAGCTGGCGCAGATCGAGGCGGAGACCCGCCACGACGTCAAGGCGGTGGAGTACCTGCTCAAGCGCCGCCTGGACGCCGCCCCCGGCGCGGGCGTCACCGGCCTGGAGGGCGCCCCCACCGTGCTGCCCGCCGTCCACGAGATCGTCCACATCTTCTGCACCAGCGAGGACGTCAACAACCTGGCCTACGCCCTGACCGTGCGCGACGCCGTGCAGCAGGTTTGGCTGCCTGCCGCCTCCGGCCTGGTGGCGGACCTGACCGCCCTGGCCCGGGAGCACGCCGAGGTGCCCATGCTGGCGCGCACCCACGGGCAGGCCGCCACCCCCGTCACGCTCGGCAAGGAGCTGGCGGTGCTGGCCTGGCGGCTGCGCCGTCAGCTGCGGCGGGTGGAGTCCGCCGAGTACCTGGGCAAGGTCAACGGGGCCACCGGCACCTACGGCGCGCACGTGGTCTCCGTGCCCACGGCGGACTGGCAGGCCGTCTCCCGGGCCTTCGTGGAGGGGCTGGGACTGGTGTGGAACCCGCTGACCACCCAGATCGAGTCCCACGACTGGCAGGCCGAGCTGTACGCGGACGTGGCCCGCTTCAACCGGGTGGCCCACAACCTGGCCACCGACGTGTGGACCTACATCTCCCTGGGGTACTTCCACCAGCGGCTCAGCGCCCAGGGCTCCACCGGCTCCTCCACCATGCCGCACAAGGTCAACCCGATACGTTTTGAGAACGGGGAGGCCAACCTGGAGGTCTCCTGCGCCCTGCTGGACACGCTGGCCGCCACCCTGGTGACCTCCCGGATGCAGCGGGACCTGACAGACTCCTCCACCCAGCGCAACATCGGGGTGGCCCTGGGGCACTCGCTGGTGGCCCTGGACAGTATCCGCCAGGGGCTGGCGGGCCTGGAGGTGAACCGGGCCCGGCTCCTGGAGGACCTGGACGGCGCCTGGGAGGTGCTGGCTGAGCCGGTGCAGCAGGCCATGCGGGCAGCCTCCGTGGCGGGGGCCCCGGGCATGGCCGACCCCTACGAGCGGCTCAAGGAGCTCACGCGCGGCAAGAAGGTGACGGCGCAGACCATGCGGGAGCTCATCCGCGGCCTGGGTATGCCCCCCGAGGTGGAGGCCCGCCTGCTGGCCCTGAGCCCCGCCACCTATACGGGCCTGGCCGCCCAGCTGGTGGGGCACCTGGACCACCGGCTACCACGCCCACGGCCCGAGGCCCCCGCCAGCGGCCCTGCACCTGTCACAGCAGCACCCGGTAGCAGGCCAGCCCGCACCTAG
- a CDS encoding YwiC-like family protein: MTQQRPSQPSDLPPEHVSDAAPASRPASAPSHQSLPGPQDDILLSTGRKPQTPPPTQEQIRRQPGRRPWVPNQHGAWAMLVLPALVGLRVGGVPLLTFLLLPAWWSAYFVYWAWSQWLRTRSPRRRQLLVLPLGVYSTATAALGLFVLLLAPYLIQWLVAFAPFFAVALWELWRGRERSLLSGLATTTAASLMTAVCYSAAVRGAGGFLGLGDSTGLPGASPNGELTGWPWVWLLTASTALYLGGTVPYVKTMIRERFNHRMLLGSVVAHALVAVGAVLLSSRGLLPWGHAALWVGLAVRAWLVPTIQWRRLRAKQRPVSVRALGISEIVVCLLFLLTVG, from the coding sequence GTGACACAGCAGCGCCCCTCCCAGCCCTCGGACCTGCCCCCGGAGCACGTCAGCGACGCCGCCCCCGCCAGCCGCCCTGCGAGCGCGCCCTCCCACCAGTCCCTGCCCGGCCCACAGGACGACATCCTGCTGTCCACCGGCCGCAAGCCCCAGACACCCCCGCCCACCCAGGAGCAGATCCGCCGTCAGCCGGGCCGCCGCCCCTGGGTGCCGAACCAGCACGGCGCCTGGGCGATGCTGGTGCTACCCGCCCTGGTGGGCCTGCGGGTCGGCGGGGTGCCGCTGCTGACCTTCCTGCTGCTGCCGGCGTGGTGGTCGGCCTATTTCGTGTACTGGGCCTGGTCGCAGTGGCTGCGTACACGCTCGCCCCGGCGTCGGCAGCTGCTGGTGCTGCCGCTGGGCGTCTACTCGACGGCGACCGCCGCCCTCGGGCTGTTCGTGCTGCTGCTGGCCCCTTACCTGATCCAGTGGCTGGTGGCCTTCGCCCCCTTCTTCGCGGTGGCCCTGTGGGAGCTGTGGCGGGGACGGGAGCGGTCCCTGCTCTCCGGCCTGGCCACGACCACCGCCGCCTCCCTGATGACGGCGGTCTGCTACTCGGCGGCGGTTCGCGGGGCGGGCGGCTTCTTGGGGCTGGGCGACAGCACCGGCCTGCCAGGTGCCAGCCCCAACGGTGAGCTGACCGGCTGGCCCTGGGTGTGGCTGCTTACGGCATCGACCGCGCTGTACCTGGGCGGGACCGTGCCCTACGTGAAGACCATGATCCGCGAGCGCTTCAACCACAGGATGCTGCTGGGAAGCGTGGTGGCGCACGCCCTGGTGGCGGTGGGGGCCGTGCTGCTGAGCAGCCGGGGACTGCTGCCTTGGGGGCATGCTGCGCTCTGGGTAGGGCTGGCGGTGCGCGCCTGGCTGGTGCCGACCATCCAGTGGCGGCGCCTGCGCGCCAAGCAGCGGCCCGTCAGCGTCCGGGCCCTCGGGATCAGTGAGATCGTGGTCTGCCTGCTGTTCCTGCTGACTGTCGGCTGA
- a CDS encoding substrate-binding domain-containing protein: MAEVRRPWYPPTLDAVAARAGVSKATASRVLSPTGTASLPAAAAQVVAAAEQLGYHRPGLGRPRLVVLVTDIARTGYWLTLSGVVTACQDLDVDLCVQVLTGAAHRWRDSVLGPHQGRVDGVVVLEFDSPSAQLLPQVPRDLPVAVAGGYPSMDGGRMPRAWVDDRAGAVLAVEHLLSLGHERIAYLGVPSAGHPDPRLAGWRQVMLGAGLDTPPPLATGWGPETGMRAALPAVRSGATAVLCGNDDLAIGLMTGLRTAGVRVPEDVSVVGMDDHPHAVATTPALTTVRLDFARVGELAALLALGAPTPASTEVPAELVLRSSTAARRR; this comes from the coding sequence ATGGCTGAGGTGAGACGGCCTTGGTACCCCCCGACCCTCGACGCCGTCGCCGCCCGGGCCGGGGTCTCCAAGGCCACCGCCTCCCGCGTCCTGTCCCCTACCGGGACGGCCAGCCTGCCAGCGGCGGCGGCCCAGGTGGTCGCCGCCGCTGAGCAGCTCGGCTACCACCGGCCCGGCCTGGGCCGCCCCCGCCTGGTGGTGCTGGTCACCGACATCGCCCGCACCGGCTACTGGCTGACCCTCTCCGGGGTGGTGACCGCCTGCCAGGACCTGGACGTGGACCTGTGCGTGCAGGTGCTCACCGGGGCGGCCCACCGTTGGCGCGACTCGGTCCTGGGGCCGCACCAGGGCCGCGTGGACGGCGTCGTCGTGCTGGAGTTCGACTCACCCAGCGCCCAGCTGCTGCCCCAGGTACCCCGAGACCTGCCGGTGGCGGTGGCCGGAGGCTACCCCAGCATGGACGGTGGCCGGATGCCTCGGGCCTGGGTGGACGACCGGGCCGGGGCGGTGCTGGCGGTGGAGCACCTGCTGTCCCTAGGGCACGAGCGGATCGCCTACCTGGGGGTGCCCTCGGCCGGGCACCCGGACCCGCGCCTGGCGGGCTGGCGGCAGGTCATGCTCGGTGCGGGCCTGGACACGCCCCCGCCCCTGGCCACCGGCTGGGGACCGGAGACGGGGATGCGTGCCGCCCTGCCAGCCGTGCGCTCCGGAGCCACTGCGGTCCTGTGCGGCAACGACGACCTGGCGATCGGCCTCATGACCGGGCTGCGGACCGCCGGGGTACGGGTGCCGGAGGACGTCTCCGTGGTGGGCATGGACGACCACCCGCACGCGGTAGCGACCACCCCCGCCCTGACCACGGTGCGGCTGGACTTCGCGCGGGTGGGTGAGCTGGCGGCCCTCCTGGCCCTAGGGGCACCGACCCCCGCCAGCACCGAGGTACCTGCCGAGCTGGTGCTGCGCAGCTCCACGGCGGCCCGCCGCCGCTAG
- a CDS encoding C1 family peptidase encodes MSDKHAPSPASPALSPDWVTTRTQAVLADAAARLAANAVATTDVEKVSLDRQVFTSIDSSVSELIPDAVITDQKRSGRCWAFAGLNVLRAALIKELQVESFELSQNFVYFHDKLEKANAFLARVVADAQAGRDLDDRLVVADLSQPIGDGGWWPELARLVAKYGVVPHYAMPDTDSATSSEAMNTHLATVLRRAALRLRQAVAGGEGPQHLERLREAALADVHRVLTIHLGAPPSSFVFQYRDKDKAFHRVGELTPRDFAQRYVRDVEEFVVVAHDPRPHIRVGTRYGIDRTELMVGAPTQEHVTAELEVLKAVAVAAIQDGEPVWFACDVAKQRDKEAGVWDAALHDYEGLYGVDLSLTKAERMMVRESCLTHAMCLTGVDLVDGVPRRWRVENSWGEKVGEKGFHTMNDSWFDEYVFQVVVRASRLPQELRAALEAEPVMLPSWDPMA; translated from the coding sequence ATGTCTGACAAGCACGCTCCCTCCCCTGCCTCCCCCGCCCTGAGCCCCGACTGGGTCACCACCCGCACGCAGGCTGTGCTGGCTGACGCCGCCGCCCGCCTGGCAGCCAACGCCGTGGCCACCACCGACGTGGAGAAGGTCAGCCTGGACCGGCAGGTGTTCACCTCTATCGACTCCTCGGTCTCCGAGCTGATCCCGGACGCCGTCATCACCGACCAGAAGCGCTCTGGGCGCTGCTGGGCCTTCGCGGGCCTGAACGTGCTGCGGGCGGCGCTCATCAAGGAGCTCCAGGTCGAGTCCTTCGAGCTGAGCCAGAACTTCGTCTACTTCCACGACAAGCTGGAGAAGGCCAACGCCTTCCTGGCCCGGGTGGTGGCTGACGCGCAGGCAGGCCGGGACCTGGACGACCGCCTGGTGGTGGCGGACCTGAGCCAGCCGATCGGTGACGGCGGCTGGTGGCCCGAGCTGGCGCGCCTGGTGGCCAAGTACGGGGTGGTGCCGCACTACGCCATGCCGGACACCGACTCGGCCACCAGCTCTGAGGCCATGAACACGCACCTGGCCACGGTGCTGCGCCGCGCCGCGCTGCGCCTGCGGCAGGCGGTGGCCGGAGGTGAGGGGCCCCAGCACCTGGAGCGGCTGCGGGAGGCCGCCCTGGCCGACGTGCACCGGGTGCTGACGATCCACCTGGGGGCGCCGCCGTCGTCATTCGTGTTCCAGTACCGGGACAAGGACAAGGCCTTCCACCGGGTCGGGGAGCTCACGCCCCGGGACTTCGCGCAGCGCTACGTGCGGGACGTGGAGGAGTTCGTGGTGGTGGCGCACGACCCGCGCCCCCACATCCGGGTGGGCACCCGCTACGGCATCGACCGCACCGAGCTGATGGTGGGGGCGCCCACCCAGGAGCACGTGACGGCGGAGCTGGAGGTGCTCAAGGCGGTGGCCGTGGCCGCGATCCAGGACGGCGAGCCGGTGTGGTTCGCCTGTGACGTAGCCAAGCAGCGGGATAAGGAGGCGGGTGTCTGGGACGCCGCCCTGCACGACTACGAGGGCCTGTACGGCGTGGACCTGTCCCTGACCAAGGCGGAGCGGATGATGGTGCGTGAGTCCTGCCTGACGCACGCCATGTGCCTGACCGGCGTGGACCTGGTGGACGGCGTGCCGCGGCGCTGGCGGGTGGAGAACTCCTGGGGTGAGAAGGTCGGGGAGAAGGGATTCCACACCATGAACGACTCCTGGTTCGACGAGTACGTGTTCCAGGTGGTGGTGCGGGCCAGCCGCCTGCCCCAGGAGCTGCGTGCCGCCCTGGAGGCTGAGCCGGTCATGCTGCCCAGCTGGGACCCCATGGCCTGA